One window of the Streptomyces asoensis genome contains the following:
- a CDS encoding SDR family NAD(P)-dependent oxidoreductase: MNIDGSSALVTGGASGLGLATARRVIDRGGRVVLADISEEQGVKAVADLGDAARFVRADVTDEDSVTAALDAARELGPLRFVVHCAGRGGDRARIIDRDRTPGELATFAEVVRVNLIGSYNVLRLAAARLSGNDVVDGDRGAVVLTASVAAFDGQIGQTSYTAAKAGVHGMTLVAARDLASWQIRVNTIAPGIMDTPMLGRLRADIRDGLAATVPHPGRLGDPDDFARLAVELLENPYLNGQTVRLDGALRMAPR, from the coding sequence GTGAACATCGACGGTTCATCGGCACTGGTCACCGGCGGCGCCTCCGGCCTCGGACTGGCCACCGCGCGCCGCGTCATCGACCGGGGCGGCCGTGTCGTCCTGGCCGACATCTCCGAGGAGCAGGGCGTGAAGGCGGTCGCCGACCTCGGCGACGCGGCCCGCTTCGTCCGCGCGGACGTCACCGACGAGGACTCGGTCACCGCCGCCCTCGACGCGGCGCGCGAGCTCGGCCCGCTGCGCTTCGTCGTGCACTGCGCCGGACGCGGCGGCGACCGCGCCAGGATCATCGACCGCGACCGCACCCCGGGCGAACTCGCCACGTTCGCCGAGGTCGTACGGGTCAACCTGATCGGCAGCTACAACGTGCTGCGCCTGGCCGCCGCCCGGCTCTCCGGCAACGACGTCGTCGACGGCGACCGCGGAGCCGTCGTCCTGACCGCCTCCGTCGCCGCCTTCGACGGCCAGATCGGCCAGACCTCCTACACCGCCGCCAAGGCGGGCGTGCACGGCATGACCCTGGTCGCCGCCCGTGACCTGGCGAGCTGGCAGATCCGGGTGAACACCATCGCGCCGGGGATCATGGACACCCCCATGCTCGGCCGGCTGCGCGCCGACATCCGTGACGGACTCGCCGCGACCGTGCCGCACCCCGGGCGTCTCGGCGACCCCGACGACTTCGCCCGCCTTGCCGTGGAGCTGCTGGAGAACCCCTACCTCAACGGCCAGACGGTGCGGCTCGACGGCGCCCTCCGCATGGCTCCGCGCTGA
- a CDS encoding acyl-CoA dehydrogenase family protein — protein sequence MSSADDFRAGLRAFLTDHHPGRRPKDPVARLAWQKAWLATLFDAGYAGPGWPREYGGMDLDFARQVIYQEEYAGARVPGPLGTGLGIAAPTLIAYGTPEQKERFLRPMLRGDSVWAQGYSEPEAGSDLSALRTTARREGDEYVVNGQKVWNSSADIADVLFTLVRTGPPDSRQDGISYLLIDAHAPGVGVRPLRDLTGDAHFCEIFLDDVRVPVADRVGPENGGWPLVRTSLGHERAAGAMNQAALYRRVLDELVELAHERGATADPLVRDRLADFEIRVTIMRLTGMRTIADIMAKGEPGPASSTARLFIVTFEQELHEFALELLGPYGILGRHDPHAVQRGRWVWGFLRTRASTIGAGTAEIQRNTIAEQVLGLPRDPVTPTTGRAR from the coding sequence ATGAGTTCGGCCGACGACTTCCGGGCCGGTCTGCGCGCCTTCCTGACCGACCACCACCCCGGCCGGCGCCCGAAGGACCCCGTCGCTCGGCTGGCCTGGCAGAAGGCCTGGCTGGCCACGCTGTTCGACGCCGGGTACGCGGGCCCGGGCTGGCCGCGCGAGTACGGCGGGATGGACCTGGACTTCGCCCGTCAGGTGATCTACCAGGAGGAGTACGCCGGAGCCCGGGTCCCGGGCCCCCTCGGCACCGGCCTGGGCATCGCGGCGCCGACCCTGATCGCCTACGGCACACCCGAGCAGAAGGAACGCTTCCTGCGCCCCATGCTGCGCGGCGACTCCGTATGGGCGCAGGGCTACTCCGAGCCCGAGGCGGGCTCGGACCTGTCGGCGCTGCGCACGACGGCCCGTCGCGAGGGGGACGAGTACGTCGTCAACGGGCAGAAGGTGTGGAACAGTTCGGCCGACATCGCCGACGTCCTCTTCACGCTCGTGCGCACCGGGCCCCCCGACTCCCGCCAGGACGGCATCAGTTACCTGCTGATCGACGCCCACGCCCCGGGAGTGGGAGTGCGCCCGCTGCGGGACCTGACCGGGGACGCGCACTTCTGCGAGATCTTCCTCGACGACGTACGCGTACCCGTCGCCGACCGGGTCGGCCCCGAGAACGGCGGCTGGCCGCTGGTCCGCACGAGCCTCGGTCATGAGCGCGCGGCCGGAGCGATGAACCAGGCGGCCCTGTACCGGCGCGTGCTCGACGAACTGGTCGAGCTGGCGCACGAACGGGGTGCGACCGCCGACCCCCTGGTGCGCGACCGGCTCGCGGACTTCGAGATCCGGGTGACGATCATGCGGCTGACCGGGATGCGGACCATCGCCGACATCATGGCGAAGGGCGAGCCGGGACCGGCCTCCTCGACGGCACGGCTGTTCATCGTGACCTTCGAGCAGGAACTGCACGAGTTCGCCCTGGAGTTGCTGGGCCCGTACGGGATCCTCGGCCGCCACGATCCGCACGCCGTCCAGCGCGGACGCTGGGTGTGGGGCTTCCTGCGGACCCGGGCCTCGACGATCGGGGCGGGCACCGCCGAGATCCAGCGCAACACCATCGCCGAACAGGTCCTCGGCCTGCCCCGGGACCCGGTGACACCGACCACCGGGAGGGCACGATGA
- a CDS encoding NADPH:quinone oxidoreductase family protein codes for MRAARCTHHGPPDGLEVVELDDLEPGPGEVLVRVHAAAVNFPDVLLVADRYQVSAPTPFTPGSEFAGVVAALGPGVSGPPVGAPVAGAVLTGAFAEQVVVPVEGLRPVPDGLDMVHAAAFHVTYATAYHCLVTVGRGTAGEWAAVLGAAGGVGTAAVDIATRLGIRVVAAASSRERLAVARTLGAEAGVDYVREDLKTRIRELTGGDGVHLVVDPVGGDHAEAALRALRRGGRFVTVGYADGRIPRIPLNLVLLKDAVVRGFEIRMLRRYAPDAVAAGDRELARLVRDGMRPLVSRVHPLAEVASALTDVAERRTTGKVVIDLTGSA; via the coding sequence ATGAGAGCCGCGCGCTGTACGCACCACGGGCCCCCGGACGGTCTGGAGGTCGTGGAGCTGGACGACCTGGAACCCGGCCCGGGCGAGGTACTGGTCCGGGTGCACGCCGCCGCCGTCAACTTCCCGGACGTGCTGCTCGTGGCCGACCGCTACCAGGTGTCCGCGCCGACGCCGTTCACGCCGGGCAGCGAGTTCGCCGGTGTCGTGGCGGCGCTGGGGCCCGGGGTGTCCGGTCCTCCGGTGGGCGCACCGGTGGCCGGAGCGGTGCTGACGGGGGCGTTCGCCGAGCAGGTCGTGGTGCCCGTCGAGGGTCTGCGCCCCGTCCCCGACGGGCTCGACATGGTCCATGCCGCCGCCTTCCACGTGACCTACGCGACCGCCTACCACTGCCTGGTCACGGTCGGGCGGGGCACGGCGGGGGAGTGGGCGGCGGTGCTCGGGGCGGCGGGCGGGGTCGGCACCGCGGCCGTCGACATCGCGACCCGGCTCGGGATCCGCGTCGTCGCGGCGGCATCGAGCCGGGAGCGGCTCGCGGTCGCCCGCACGCTCGGGGCCGAGGCCGGTGTGGACTACGTCCGGGAGGACCTGAAGACGCGGATCCGTGAGCTGACCGGCGGCGACGGCGTCCACCTCGTGGTCGACCCGGTGGGCGGCGACCACGCCGAGGCCGCCCTGCGCGCGCTGCGGCGGGGCGGCCGGTTCGTGACCGTGGGCTACGCCGACGGAAGGATCCCCCGGATCCCTCTGAACCTGGTGCTGCTCAAGGACGCGGTGGTGCGGGGTTTCGAGATCCGCATGCTGCGGCGGTACGCCCCGGACGCGGTGGCCGCCGGGGACCGGGAGCTCGCCCGGCTGGTCCGGGACGGGATGCGCCCGCTCGTCTCCCGCGTCCACCCCCTCGCCGAGGTGGCCTCCGCCCTGACCGACGTGGCGGAACGGCGCACCACCGGCAAGGTGGTCATCGACCTGACCGGGAGCGCTTGA
- a CDS encoding mycofactocin-coupled SDR family oxidoreductase, producing the protein MGRVQDKAVFITGAARGQGRAQAVRLAAEGADIIAVDLCADIATNGYPLATEEDLEETVREVEKLGRRIVARKADVRDPAALKAAVADGVAELGRLDAVVAQAGICPLGPGRTAQAFLDAVTVDFHGVVHAVDAALPHLPDGASIVATGSIAALIPATTDNPANGPGGLGYSFAKRQVAAFVHDLATVLASRRIRVNALHPTNVNTDMLNSDLMYRSFRPDLENPGREDALPSFPATTGFGIPYVEPEDIADTVLFLVSDESRYVTGMQLRVDAGGYVKRRPQLPTF; encoded by the coding sequence ATGGGTCGAGTGCAGGACAAGGCCGTGTTCATCACCGGGGCCGCACGCGGCCAGGGCCGGGCCCAGGCGGTCCGGCTCGCCGCGGAGGGAGCCGACATCATCGCCGTGGACCTCTGCGCGGACATCGCCACCAACGGCTATCCGCTGGCCACCGAGGAGGACCTGGAGGAGACGGTGCGGGAGGTCGAGAAGCTCGGCCGGCGCATCGTCGCCCGCAAGGCGGACGTACGTGATCCGGCGGCGCTCAAGGCGGCCGTGGCCGACGGGGTGGCCGAGCTGGGGCGGCTCGACGCCGTGGTCGCCCAGGCCGGGATCTGCCCGCTGGGCCCCGGGCGGACCGCGCAGGCCTTCCTCGACGCCGTCACCGTCGACTTCCACGGGGTGGTGCACGCCGTCGACGCGGCCCTGCCCCATCTTCCGGACGGCGCCTCGATCGTCGCGACCGGGTCGATCGCCGCGCTGATCCCGGCGACCACCGACAACCCGGCCAACGGGCCCGGCGGGCTGGGCTATTCGTTCGCCAAGCGCCAGGTGGCCGCGTTCGTGCACGACCTGGCGACCGTGCTGGCCTCGCGGCGGATCCGGGTCAACGCGCTGCATCCCACGAACGTCAACACCGACATGCTCAACAGCGACCTCATGTACCGGTCGTTCCGGCCCGACCTGGAGAACCCCGGCCGCGAGGACGCACTGCCCTCCTTCCCCGCGACGACCGGGTTCGGCATCCCCTACGTCGAGCCGGAGGACATCGCCGACACCGTGCTCTTCCTGGTCTCCGACGAGTCCCGCTACGTCACCGGGATGCAGCTGCGCGTCGACGCCGGCGGGTACGTCAAGCGGCGTCCCCAACTGCCCACATTCTGA
- a CDS encoding amidohydrolase family protein, whose amino-acid sequence MPLRPWMKLLSTDDHLIEPPHLWSDRLPARLREAGPRIVERPRGAGQAPAEVWVYEDRVHPYIGLNAVAGKKPEEFGLEPTRYDEMIPGCYDPAARIRDMDLDGVWGALCFPSFPGFSGHVFLDGKDRELALLCVRAWNDFVLDEWCATAPGRLIPLVIMPMWDVQACVAEIHRTAAKGAKAISFPENPAPRGLPSFHTDHWDPMFSAAEETDMPLCLHFGTSGKPPRTAEEAPFAVTIALFGCNAMFATADLLFSPVLHKHPKLKIGLSEGGIGWIPYLLERSDGTWERHRFYQNVNQSVRPSELFHKHFHGCFIDDRFGVEVRHHVGIDKITWECDYPHSDSYWPKSRAYAAEVLADVPDDEVHKIVELNTRRLYNLPA is encoded by the coding sequence ATGCCGCTGCGGCCATGGATGAAGTTGCTGTCGACCGACGACCATCTGATCGAGCCCCCACACCTGTGGTCCGACCGGCTGCCGGCGCGGCTGCGGGAGGCGGGGCCGCGCATCGTGGAGCGGCCCCGGGGAGCGGGCCAGGCGCCCGCCGAGGTGTGGGTCTACGAGGACCGGGTCCACCCGTACATCGGCCTGAACGCCGTCGCGGGAAAGAAACCGGAGGAGTTCGGCCTCGAACCGACCCGCTACGACGAGATGATCCCGGGCTGCTACGACCCCGCGGCCAGGATCCGCGACATGGATCTGGACGGGGTGTGGGGCGCCCTGTGCTTCCCGTCGTTCCCGGGGTTCTCCGGCCATGTCTTCCTGGACGGCAAGGACCGTGAACTGGCGCTGCTGTGTGTGCGGGCGTGGAACGACTTCGTCCTCGACGAGTGGTGCGCCACCGCGCCGGGGCGGCTCATCCCCCTGGTCATCATGCCGATGTGGGACGTGCAGGCCTGTGTCGCGGAGATCCACCGGACAGCGGCCAAGGGGGCGAAGGCGATCTCCTTCCCGGAGAACCCGGCCCCGCGCGGCCTGCCCTCCTTCCACACCGACCACTGGGACCCGATGTTCTCGGCGGCCGAGGAGACCGACATGCCCCTGTGCCTGCACTTCGGCACCTCGGGCAAGCCGCCGAGGACGGCCGAGGAGGCGCCGTTCGCCGTGACGATCGCACTGTTCGGCTGCAACGCCATGTTCGCCACCGCCGACCTGCTGTTCTCCCCGGTGCTGCACAAGCACCCCAAGCTGAAGATCGGCCTGTCCGAGGGCGGCATCGGCTGGATCCCGTATCTGCTCGAGCGCAGTGACGGCACCTGGGAGCGGCACCGCTTCTACCAGAACGTCAACCAGAGCGTGCGGCCCTCGGAGCTGTTCCACAAGCACTTCCACGGCTGTTTCATCGACGACCGGTTCGGCGTCGAGGTACGCCACCACGTAGGCATCGACAAGATCACCTGGGAGTGCGACTACCCGCACTCCGACTCCTACTGGCCCAAGTCCCGCGCCTACGCGGCGGAGGTACTGGCCGACGTCCCGGACGACGAGGTGCACAAGATCGTGGAGCTCAACACCCGCCGCCTCTACAACCTCCCCGCATGA
- a CDS encoding mycofactocin-coupled SDR family oxidoreductase — MGRVQGKVALITGAARGQGRSHAVRLAEEGADVVVTDVCHDISDELPYRLASKDQLEETAQLVRATGRRCVALRADVRSIAEVRAAVDAARAEFGRLDVVVANAGVMSSGSAWELSEEVWDVVVDVNLKGAWNTARAAIPWMIEAGEGGSIVMISSAAGIRGHVPYAHYVAAKHGVVGLMKALSNELAPHRIRVNTVHPTGVSDTGITVGVPVEELAAREPLFALAAMNPLAPYVEPRDVSNAVLFLASDEARYVTGLQFTVDAGSTNKP, encoded by the coding sequence ATGGGGCGTGTGCAGGGCAAGGTCGCACTCATCACGGGAGCGGCGCGGGGGCAGGGCCGCTCCCACGCCGTGCGGCTGGCCGAGGAGGGCGCGGACGTCGTCGTCACCGACGTCTGCCACGACATCAGCGACGAACTGCCGTACCGGCTCGCGTCGAAGGACCAGCTGGAGGAGACGGCGCAGCTGGTCAGGGCGACGGGCCGACGGTGCGTCGCGCTGCGGGCCGACGTCCGCTCGATCGCCGAGGTGCGGGCGGCCGTCGACGCGGCGAGGGCGGAGTTCGGGCGGCTCGACGTGGTCGTCGCCAACGCCGGTGTCATGAGTTCGGGCTCCGCCTGGGAGCTGTCCGAGGAGGTCTGGGACGTCGTCGTCGACGTCAACCTCAAGGGCGCCTGGAACACGGCGCGGGCCGCGATCCCCTGGATGATCGAGGCGGGGGAGGGCGGCTCGATCGTCATGATCAGCTCTGCCGCCGGCATCCGCGGCCATGTGCCGTACGCCCACTACGTGGCCGCCAAGCACGGTGTGGTCGGCCTGATGAAGGCCCTGTCGAACGAACTCGCCCCGCATCGCATCCGGGTGAACACCGTCCACCCCACCGGCGTCAGTGACACGGGCATCACCGTCGGGGTGCCCGTGGAGGAACTCGCCGCGCGCGAACCGCTGTTCGCCCTCGCGGCGATGAACCCCCTCGCCCCGTACGTGGAGCCGCGGGACGTGTCCAACGCCGTTCTGTTCCTCGCCTCCGACGAGGCGCGGTACGTCACGGGCCTCCAGTTCACCGTCGACGCGGGGTCGACCAACAAGCCGTAG
- a CDS encoding ferredoxin, with protein MKITVDTSSCSGHARCWAAAPGLFRLDDDGYALPLDAEVPDDLLQAARDGESACPERAITVE; from the coding sequence ATGAAGATCACCGTCGACACGTCGTCGTGCTCCGGGCACGCCCGCTGCTGGGCGGCGGCACCCGGACTGTTCCGCCTGGACGACGACGGCTACGCGCTGCCCCTCGACGCGGAGGTGCCCGACGACCTCCTCCAGGCCGCCCGGGACGGGGAGTCGGCCTGCCCGGAACGGGCGATCACCGTCGAGTGA
- a CDS encoding VOC family protein — protein sequence MGVRSLGYLRLESDDLGKWKAFGADFLGLMPVEGGDAESLSFRMDDHPARIVVSAGARSAMTALGFEVLDERELARLAADVEKAGIKVTAGTEAEAAERRVTGFVRFDDPGGNPVELYYGTVLDHVPVHTPLVSKFVTGDMGFGHAIVSAEDARTTFEFYVGVLGFVERNTMRSPAGTTWFMGCNARHHTLGVTPMPGPGRLLHFMVEGATLDDVGRALDRAAEYEVPMMHSLGKHTNDHMVSFYVWSPENYAVEFGWNGLKVPEPVPVYEITDGAFWGHRFTPPPQPAG from the coding sequence ATGGGTGTTCGCTCACTCGGGTACCTGCGTCTGGAGTCCGACGACCTCGGCAAGTGGAAGGCCTTCGGGGCCGACTTCCTCGGCCTGATGCCCGTCGAGGGCGGCGACGCCGAGTCGCTGTCCTTCAGGATGGACGACCACCCGGCCCGGATCGTGGTCTCCGCGGGGGCCCGGAGCGCGATGACGGCGCTGGGCTTCGAGGTCCTCGACGAGCGGGAGCTGGCGCGGCTGGCCGCGGACGTCGAGAAGGCGGGGATCAAGGTGACGGCCGGCACCGAGGCCGAGGCGGCGGAGCGCAGGGTCACCGGCTTCGTCAGGTTCGACGACCCGGGCGGCAACCCGGTCGAGCTGTACTACGGCACGGTCCTCGACCATGTGCCCGTGCACACCCCGCTGGTCTCGAAGTTCGTCACCGGCGACATGGGCTTCGGGCACGCGATCGTCTCCGCCGAGGACGCCCGGACCACGTTCGAGTTCTATGTCGGTGTCCTCGGCTTCGTCGAGCGGAACACGATGCGCTCACCGGCCGGCACCACGTGGTTCATGGGCTGCAACGCCCGCCACCACACGCTCGGTGTCACGCCGATGCCGGGTCCCGGGCGGCTGCTGCACTTCATGGTGGAGGGCGCGACCCTGGACGACGTCGGGCGCGCCCTCGACCGGGCCGCCGAGTACGAGGTGCCGATGATGCACTCGCTGGGCAAGCACACCAACGACCACATGGTGTCGTTCTACGTGTGGTCGCCGGAGAACTACGCCGTCGAGTTCGGCTGGAACGGCCTGAAGGTGCCGGAGCCCGTCCCCGTGTACGAGATCACGGACGGCGCGTTCTGGGGCCATCGCTTCACCCCGCCGCCGCAGCCGGCCGGCTGA
- a CDS encoding alpha/beta fold hydrolase, translating to MTLSHEDTLRELHTDDGTLRYHEAGDGPPLLLLHGSGPGVTGWRNYRANLPVLARHFRCLALEFPGFGVSDPTTENPMAAGPKAVLRFLDGLGLDRVDVIGNSMGGFVAVGLAVAHKDLFRRIVTIGGVGRNILSPAPSEGLNLLVEFAENPTRDNLVQWLRAMVHDPALLTEELIEERWASATEPATLEASRRIYGRQAMAAVLAAQAQSDQPIWAALHKVTAPTLLTWGRDDRVTPLENALLPLRTIPRAELHVLPDCGHWAMIEQKAAWESAVLAFLTRPEAG from the coding sequence ATGACACTCAGCCACGAGGACACCCTGCGCGAACTGCACACCGACGACGGCACCCTGCGCTATCACGAGGCGGGCGACGGACCGCCGCTGCTTCTGCTGCACGGGTCGGGGCCGGGCGTCACCGGCTGGCGCAACTACCGGGCCAACCTGCCCGTGCTCGCCCGCCACTTCCGCTGCCTCGCGCTGGAGTTCCCGGGCTTCGGGGTGAGCGACCCGACCACCGAGAACCCGATGGCGGCCGGCCCCAAGGCCGTCCTGCGCTTCCTCGACGGCCTCGGTCTCGACCGCGTCGACGTCATCGGGAACTCCATGGGCGGCTTCGTCGCCGTGGGGCTCGCGGTCGCCCACAAGGACCTGTTCCGCAGGATCGTCACCATCGGCGGGGTGGGCCGCAACATCCTGTCGCCGGCGCCCAGCGAAGGGCTCAACCTGCTGGTGGAGTTCGCCGAGAACCCCACCCGGGACAACCTCGTCCAGTGGCTGCGGGCCATGGTCCACGACCCGGCCCTGCTCACCGAGGAGCTGATCGAGGAACGGTGGGCGAGCGCCACCGAACCGGCGACCCTGGAGGCGTCCCGCCGGATCTACGGCAGGCAGGCGATGGCCGCCGTCCTGGCCGCCCAGGCCCAGTCGGACCAGCCCATCTGGGCCGCACTCCACAAGGTCACCGCGCCCACCCTGCTGACCTGGGGCCGGGACGACCGGGTGACACCGCTGGAGAACGCGCTGCTGCCGCTGCGCACCATCCCCAGGGCCGAACTGCACGTGCTGCCGGACTGCGGGCACTGGGCGATGATCGAGCAGAAGGCGGCCTGGGAGAGCGCGGTACTGGCCTTCCTGACCCGCCCGGAGGCCGGTTGA
- a CDS encoding TetR/AcrR family transcriptional regulator → MRSPAAPTSARQAARRVRILRAASDLGARDGLVDVQMHDVAREAGVAIATLYRYFPSKPFLFLAVLEWHIEQFLGGRDGGAPVTADADPVAEVAETLVALTGRLLGNRLLASAVALSSFTEYASAVPSRIDIVERALGQRLLRLIEDRADARSRVRLLVYTWWGLFVAMLTEEISTERGEADLRLAARLIAAV, encoded by the coding sequence GTGCGGTCACCCGCCGCCCCCACCTCCGCCCGCCAGGCCGCCCGCCGGGTCAGGATCCTGCGTGCCGCTTCGGACCTCGGCGCGCGCGACGGGCTCGTCGACGTGCAGATGCACGACGTCGCCAGGGAAGCGGGCGTCGCGATCGCCACGCTGTACCGCTACTTCCCGTCCAAACCCTTTCTGTTCCTGGCCGTCCTGGAATGGCACATCGAGCAGTTCCTCGGGGGCCGCGACGGCGGCGCGCCCGTCACGGCGGACGCCGATCCGGTGGCCGAGGTCGCGGAGACCCTCGTCGCGCTGACCGGCAGGCTGCTCGGCAACCGGCTCCTGGCCTCGGCGGTCGCGCTGTCGTCGTTCACGGAGTACGCGAGCGCGGTCCCGAGCCGGATCGACATCGTCGAGAGGGCGCTGGGGCAGCGGCTCCTGCGCCTGATCGAGGACCGCGCGGACGCCCGCAGCAGGGTGCGCCTGCTCGTCTACACCTGGTGGGGCCTGTTCGTGGCCATGCTGACCGAGGAGATCTCCACCGAGCGGGGGGAAGCGGACCTGCGACTGGCCGCCCGGCTGATCGCGGCCGTGTAG
- a CDS encoding FAD-binding protein, with the protein MSINEDAYDVIVVGSGGGLVGAYVAASRGLRTLVVEKTDRVGGTVAYSGAGLWFPGSAPLSRAGLGDDVEEARAYLRSVVDDPAREPLQDAYLTAGVRLIDELEQNPWFRSFVHGPVPDYYAASPGASPTGHTVFPPPLEVTELGERRALVRDCLPTERFGFDEGPVLVGGRALVGRALSAFLETGNGELRLNTALESLVVEDGRVTGVEVVSDGERVRIRAGRGVLLAAGGFERDRELREKHQSPLTGEWSEGAPANTGDALRAGVAVGADTDLLDEAWLVPGLVQPDGLPFFHTGTRGGIWVNGAGERFVNETRPYDQAGHEIVRLHATTGVRHIPAHWVFDQRQLDRDGIGFPPVTPGPEQWLASGALKKADTLEELARLIDVPFEGLKQTVEEFNGYARTGVDERFRRGETPWDRMFHHIVPFPADPRQHFPAKPSPEWPNPLLLPIDAPPFYAATIVPSDIGTKGGLRIDTHARVLRPDGRPIDGLYATGNTAAAMSGRVYPGAGTPIGSSLAFGYLAVLDMAGATD; encoded by the coding sequence ATGAGCATCAACGAGGATGCCTACGACGTGATCGTCGTGGGGTCGGGCGGAGGTCTGGTCGGGGCGTACGTGGCGGCGTCGCGCGGCCTGCGCACGCTCGTCGTCGAGAAGACCGACCGGGTCGGCGGCACCGTGGCGTACTCCGGCGCGGGTCTGTGGTTCCCGGGGTCCGCCCCGCTGAGCCGGGCCGGGCTGGGGGACGACGTCGAGGAGGCACGGGCGTATCTGCGCAGTGTCGTCGACGACCCGGCCCGGGAGCCGCTCCAGGACGCGTATCTGACGGCCGGGGTCCGGCTGATCGACGAGCTCGAGCAGAACCCCTGGTTCCGGTCCTTCGTCCACGGGCCGGTGCCGGACTACTACGCGGCGAGCCCGGGGGCGTCGCCCACGGGGCACACCGTGTTCCCGCCGCCGCTCGAGGTCACCGAGCTCGGCGAGCGCAGGGCGCTGGTCCGCGACTGTCTTCCCACCGAGCGGTTCGGCTTCGACGAGGGCCCGGTCCTGGTCGGCGGCCGGGCGCTGGTCGGCCGGGCGCTGTCGGCGTTCCTGGAGACCGGCAACGGCGAACTGCGGCTGAACACGGCGCTGGAGAGCCTGGTCGTCGAGGACGGCAGGGTCACCGGTGTGGAGGTCGTCAGCGACGGTGAGCGGGTCCGGATCCGGGCCGGGCGGGGCGTGCTGCTCGCGGCCGGCGGCTTCGAGCGCGACCGTGAGCTCCGCGAGAAGCATCAGTCCCCGCTCACCGGGGAGTGGTCCGAGGGCGCCCCGGCCAACACCGGTGACGCCCTGCGGGCGGGCGTCGCGGTGGGTGCGGACACCGACCTGCTGGACGAGGCCTGGTTGGTGCCGGGGCTCGTTCAGCCGGACGGTCTGCCGTTCTTCCACACGGGCACCCGGGGCGGGATCTGGGTCAACGGCGCGGGCGAGCGCTTCGTCAACGAGACCCGGCCGTACGACCAGGCCGGGCACGAGATCGTCCGGCTGCACGCCACCACCGGCGTGCGTCACATCCCGGCCCACTGGGTGTTCGACCAGCGGCAGCTGGACCGGGACGGCATCGGCTTCCCGCCTGTCACCCCGGGGCCCGAACAGTGGCTGGCCTCGGGGGCGTTGAAGAAGGCCGACACCCTGGAGGAGCTGGCGCGTCTGATCGACGTCCCGTTCGAGGGGCTGAAGCAGACGGTCGAGGAGTTCAACGGGTACGCGCGGACCGGTGTCGACGAGAGGTTCCGGCGCGGTGAGACGCCGTGGGACCGGATGTTCCACCACATCGTCCCCTTCCCGGCCGACCCCCGGCAGCACTTCCCCGCGAAGCCCTCGCCGGAGTGGCCGAACCCGCTGCTCCTGCCCATCGACGCACCGCCGTTCTACGCGGCGACCATCGTGCCGTCCGACATCGGCACGAAGGGCGGGCTGAGGATCGACACCCACGCGCGGGTGCTGCGGCCCGACGGCCGGCCGATCGACGGCCTGTACGCGACCGGGAACACCGCGGCCGCGATGTCGGGGCGGGTGTACCCGGGTGCGGGCACTCCGATCGGTTCCAGCCTCGCGTTCGGATACCTCGCGGTACTGGACATGGCCGGGGCGACGGACTGA